Sequence from the Camelus bactrianus isolate YW-2024 breed Bactrian camel chromosome 21, ASM4877302v1, whole genome shotgun sequence genome:
aatggtgttgggaaaattggacagtcacaaagatgaaagaaaaaagaaagaaagaaagaaaaagaaagaaagaaagaaagaaagaaagaaagaaagaaagaaagaaagaaagaaagaaagaaaggaagaatggaaggaaggaagaaaagaagagaagagaagagaaaagagaagagaagagaaaagaagagaagaggaaggaaggaaggagctaGACCACTCTCACACCATACTCAAAATCAATACAAAATGGATTAGAGACTTGAAAGTaggacctgaaaccataaaattcctgcAAGAAAATGTAGGCATTCTGCTCTTTGACATTGCTCTTAGCAATATCTTTCTAGAAATGTCTCCTCAGGCatgggaaataaaagcaaaataaacaaatgggactacatcaaacttaaaagcttgtacatagcaaaggaaaccatcaacaaaaccaaaaccaagtgGGAAGAgacatttgcaaaccatatatccaataaggggttattATTAAAAATAGGTTAAGAATTTATACAGCTCAACAgcataaaacaaacaacccaatttaaaattgGGCAGAGGAGCTAggcagacatttttccaaagaagatatacaggtgaccaacaggcacaagaaaagatgctcaacatcaccagttATTAGGGAGATgtgaatcaaaaccataatgagacatcacctcacacctgttagattagctattatcaaaaaagcaagaaataacaagtgttgatgaggatgtaaCAAAAAGGgtaccctcatacactgttgatgggaatgcaaatttgtgcagccactatgaaagaCAGTAGGGAGAGTCTTCAAAAATTaagactagaactaccatatgagctAACTTTCCTACTTCTGAGTATTCAAGAAATACAaaagcactaatttgaaaagatatatgcacccctatgttcattctggtgttatttacaatagccaagatgtggaaacaacctaagtatccatcaatggatggatgaataaaaaaaagatgttatgtTTGTGAACCAAGGCTGAATAGGAGGAATCAGAACTTACTTCTCAGTTTGACTGTAATCAGTTTACTGAGGATGGGACCATGAATGTTGTCAGCTGCACAGTAGTATCTCCCAGCATCGTGCTCCTTCACAGTGTGTATCCACAGCTCTGCTGACAAGGAACGCTGGATCTTTGTTCCCAGACTTCTTACTGTGCCCTCTTTGTGCCAGGAGAATGTGACAGTCCCTGTACCCTTGGCTACTGAGCAGATAAGGAGCAGACTTTGCCCTTCAATCAGCTGCCCCTCTGGGGGATAGATCTCTAGATTTACATCAGACACAGGGACTCCTGGTAGGACACAAGATGACACATGAGGGTTCCCATGGCAGAAACTTCAGGGTCAAGGAGAAGGCTGGTTTGCCATGAATAAGCAAATAGCAGCAGGTGCAATAAGCAGAGGTCCAAAGTGGGCAATAGGGATTTAACTGTGTATATTGTTATAAAGAGGGCAACATCCCTCCCACCATACACAACAGTTTCCATCCTGGGGGAATGTGGGACAAGGCTCTAGATCTTCTTAAACCTAATGTTGACGATAGTCACATTTCACGGACATTTCTCTCTAAGGAATCTCTGATGCACCAATGCCCCACAAAATAAATGAGAACCCAGAATATTATTTCTACCCTTAAATCCAAACCCCTCTCGTATCCTTCAAAACTTTTCTCCAGCCTCACCTTCATCTTCCTACATTCTTCTCTAATTATTCCAATTTGTGTTtatcttcctcttttattttggGACATGTTCAGGTCAACAAATGGAAGTGGCATAGGGACCTCTAAAGACTGCCTGTGGTCATTTGTGCTTCTAGTTATCTGTTGATTCACAAGAGAACATATCCTGTATGGTTCTGTAGCCTCCACAGGGTTGGGGACCCAGGAATCAATCAATACAATAGATGGAAAAGGAAGCCTAGGGAAGTGAGGCTAATGTTGAGCCTGGAGAGAGAAGGCTACCAGGACAGCTGGAAGCTCCTCCTCTCTGTTATGTTCAGTTCCCCCAAAAACAAGGCATGCCATTGTTTAGCTCTCTTCTTCCCAGCTCTGACCCTGGCACAGCAGCCTCACAGATACTCACTCTGCACACGTATCTGGGATCTCAAGCTTCTTTTTCTGACACTGTGAGTCGCTGTCTCTGCCTGGCACCAGTAAGACCCTGAGTTTTCACTCCACATGATGGGGAACTTGAGCTCTGGGTCGCTGCTCCAGCCTGACCCCACGGCCTTGTCTTCTCTGAAGAAACAGAACTGAAGCTGAATGTCTGACCTCTGTGGAGAGAGCCAGGTCTCACATTTCAGGGTCACCGCGCTCCCCtctgtgggctgggaggggctgacGGTCAGCACTGGCGGTGAAAACAGCTCTAGGGAGAAGAGCAAACACAGGTCCCAGGGCGGTAAGTCTCAGAGCTCCTGGAAGGATGCTCATGTGCTCTCAGCACCAGCTACCAAAACACGGGGACCCCGGCAGGTGGGACCAcctcccatctctctcccatgACTCGAGGTTTTTAATGAACTTCCCACTTGCAAGCCCCTCCCTAAATCCTCACACATGGTTTCCCCACTGAGCTCTGTTACCCACAGGATGCTAGCCATTACCTTGAAGTTGAATTGTTAGAGGTTTTGAAGTTTCTTTAGATGATATGATCCAATTTCTTTTCTTAGCAGTACAATGATATTTGCCATTGTCCCTGGGGACTAGATTTAATATGAAGGGTGATGTAGAACTAATTTTTAATTCATCTTTGTAAAAAGTCTTTTCAGTAATGCTGGCTTCTTCTCTCCCCCGGCATCTCAGCGCTACTTCTTTATCTCCTTCAAAGACAGGGTATGGAGCCTGGAGGATCAGCCAGTCTGCGGAGAGTGAAGGAACACAGTCGGTTTACTCCCTGCTGCTTCTTTCTTCAAACTCTAATTTCTGCCCATGAAAAAAGAACTACAATCATGTACACACCTGCCTTTTACTTCATGTACACACAACCAACATTTCTACCTGGTCCCAATGCCTGGTTCTCTGTTACGCTAGGATAATGAACTGATTCCCAGATAATGTCCTTAAGAAATCTCCATATGTACTATTAAAAGAGGAATTTAAAACCACACCTTTCTTCAGACCTAGGTCCCTTTTACCCGGCGACCTCTGACTTACCAATACTTCTCTGGATGGAGTCAATAGAAAATCCAGCATCCTGTTGCTGCCctatttccttattttccctGCTGAAGTCAGTACATCAAATATCCTCACGTCTGTTTACAACCCTGCTTGGTCTCCCTGAATTAACCCAGCCCTTAGACATATCGCCCAGTGGTTTAATTTCAGAgattccctctttctttccttaccagttgaaaactccacataCACAGGTTCACTGAGAGAAGATCTTCGGGTTTTGCATTTGTAATATCCAGTCTTCTCTATTCGGATCTCTTCAGATTCTTTATTCAACGACATGCCATTATAATACCAGGATATGTCTCCTTGGGCAGGAAAATGGAAATCCCTGCATGTGAGAGTCACTCTATCCTTTTGGAAGTGTGTGGACCATGGAGGTTTGAGGAGAAGAAAAGCTTTTGGAGATACTCCTGAAtaggaaatggaaaagcaaaggcAGGTgaaggggagtgggaggagggtggagggcagaggagggcccAGCCTGAAGCTAGGAGTTTTTCTGAGCTAATTCCTATTAAGGGTTGGAAAGGGTTGGAAATGGGGCAGACACAATTTGGGGAAAGGCCTAGGGCAGAATCTGTTACTCCTCATTTTTTGCCTAGCCTGGAGAGTAGATGGGTGTCATCGGGGAAAGGTCTCAGGCTCCTGGTATGTGGGCTCAGAATAGTTCACCAGACATGATTTGTAGTTgtgtagtagagaataacctttgttttgttggaggtttacagggacaccatgacctggcccacagggatggctgcaagaacaaagaatgcctgcggGCAAGAAGATTACAACAACCAACCACcccccctcccttatttttttgtataaatggaGCCTGTGTTCTGACTAGAGcgggatggttctccaagacgtTAGTCTGCCGTCCTCTAGGTCagccggctttccgaataaagtcgttattccttgccccaacacttcgtctcctgatttattggcctgtcacaCGGCaagcagaatgaatttggactcggcaACAGCTGAGCAACACCGCGAGGGCCTCAGAGGGTGGGCTGACTCTGAAAAGCCCTTGTTCTATACATTCCTGTTAAGGTAAAATTAGCCTGGGACGTGCACACCTCAGAAGCAGTCTTTAGACTCTGAAAAACCAGTTCCTACTTGGTTGTTGATATTTAATGTACAAGATTTCCTTTTTACTTGCCATACTTTCAAACCTTGCCTAATTTGAGATTCGATGGGGAAAGCAACTTTTCTACTCTCCGTCTAAGTTGGACACTATCAGTAAGTGAGGGATGCACAGAATGTGAACAAAGGGGCATGGTCTGCTGGAGTAATCATATTTGTGTATGTAATTGCAACTGACCAGTGGAATCAGACACTGAAACAATGCAGTgatatgagctttttttttttttggagatataAAGATTTGACTGCAACACTTTCCTCTGTGAATGAGAGTATCTCTATACTCTTTGATAGTGGTATTAGCATGGACGTACAGCCTTCTGCTGTCTTTGCTTCTACACTGTGACATTCAGTAATAGGAAAATAACTGAAGACTGGAGAAATCAGAGGATGGTCTGCTCACCCACCAAAGCAACAGGTGTGACCTCAAAGTAGCAACACTACTGATTTGGCACATTGCCACAAGCCTCATTTATGGGGACGGAGAGGGCTGGCTGAGAGGACCAATGCTTGGAGACCAGgaggaacagagagaagggaaaacagaCCTGATTGTCCTCCTCCAGGAGCTGTAAGAGAGCCAAGATTTAAAGATTAGCACAGAGGAATGTTTTTCACATCTCTTCAATTAGACACTCTCTGAGAAATGTTCCAAAAATCCAGCCACAACCTCTTCTTTGGTTTTTCCTTCCCATTTCTTTGCCTCCATTTTAAGATACTCATagcccacaaacaaacaaaaaagaatagtcTGTAATTTATTTCATGAATGTGAATGGCTTGTATCCACAACGCTGGCTCATCTCTTCGCTATCTCATACTTAGCAGCTTCATAGTTCATTTCCTCCCAGTCTCCAACTAGCActccagccaggtttatgtatgtatggaatttaTACCTACAAGTACTTGATTAGTTGGGAATTAAAGGAACTCTTGCCCTAAAATGGCCAAGATAGGGTTCTTTTGACATTCCAAAACTGGTTAGAAGGAAACCAGCttgataaaacattttttcagaattctgaccttAAAGGAACAAAAGCCCTTCTAGGAGGATCTTGTATTTCTCTGCCTTTAAGGAACTTGCATGACCTTAAAAGAACAAAAGCTCGTCTAGGAGGAActtgcctttgagatgtaaatgttTACTTGATCCTCTTAGGCATTTTATTCTGTGTTTTGAGAACTGGGTCTCTGCCGTGTAGAAGGTACACGAATGGTGCACGTTTGGCAGTCAGTTAAATAGACTGGGGCTTTAAGCAGCCTTTTTGCCGGACTGTGTCAGCTCTCAAGAAAATTCATCATAAAGGATCCTAGTCCATAAGGGGcctttgccatcttaaacttcaTTGCATCTGCCTGTACAACAAAGGCCTTTACTTTCTTAGACTATTTTTGAGAGTAAACTTTGTGGATCTTATAAAGGTTGTGTTTGGCCAACTaacatccttcaaagtccaacgatccccatttctgggctctcagatgtcttcCTGTGATCACTCAACAGATAAAGTTCATTTGTTACTGGTTGTgtttgccctaacaaactaatagccctaggtaatgcctaagCTCAtaatagctcaggctggcttgtttcagcccaccttatcagtcAGACCCCACTGCCTTTCATGGACCTAAGCCTCTTACCttacctacaaccaatcagagacttgtgcacaagcccatcaggcaccttgtgacccgaccTGATAAAACACCCCAACAACGGGCTCTCGGTGCTCATGCAGGCACCCGtcatctgtgtggcccactgttgtctatgACAGTGCACCCTAATAAACTCCTTCCTGTTTTCATACTTtatctttggtaaattcttttaccaacccatgCACCATCATGTCACCAACCAGCCGCTCGGTTGTGTCCCACAACAGGCTACCTGCTTTGCACTCTCTTGTGGGGTGCCTCTTGTGTTCTTACTGGTTTGAGTTGCTATTAAGATACTGTTTATCAATAGCCAGATGATGGATCCTTCAAACTGGAGAAACTTCTAAGTTGGTAAATTTTTAGAGaactctcattataaacagcttttattggTGCTTATGAAAGGACCAATTTAAAAGGTGGATGCAGAAATGCAACAACTAAACTTAAGAACTCTTTTAGTTTAAAACGAGGGTAAAAAAACTGTTTCAAGAAGATTTATTCATGGTCTCCACTTCCCCTCAATAGGTCTTATAGATGCTGATAAAAATATTAGCCTGATTAACAAGGAAATAAGAGGAAACTGAATGAAAAGTCAAAAGACTTCTTCCCAACAAGGTGAAAATTTCAAAGGGATTCATCCCAACAGGATAGAAATCTTTAGTTAGTTTTAAagaaatgggataaataaaacaaatgttgaTGGGATTAAAGCAAAGTCTTTGATACAACACTATCTGAGGTTGGGTGAGCCAAAGGGACTCCAACTTGTCCCTCTAACATTAAAATCCattccattttcccttttttttttttttttttaattaaagactggaagaaaattaCACTGAGATACCTGACCAGCAACTGCTTGGGACAACAGTTAGATCACTTAATCAAGTTAAGACTGACAAAAGGGCCTGAGTCCCTTAGCTTGACCTCAAACCCTCTTAtacaaaaatggataaaatggcTGGGGGATAAAGAGAAAAGTTTCTGGAACTTCTTATAAGACCAAAACCTATTGATGGTGTCCTAATGGAGACTAAATGTAAAGGTATAAGAGTTACAGAATTGAGATGAAAGTTTATAAAAACTGTGTATTTGAACAAGCTTTATATAAAATGGTTATTTCTTTTTTGCCTAATTGTACTGTGGGATAGACATTATTTCTCTCTGAGGAATGCCTTCCCTTCCTGGTATTATAAGACAGAGCATATAAATCTGCCTTTCAGGCAATATTAATTAAACATACTAAAGGAAACCAATACAGTTACCTGTGCCCATAcaatataaagcaaaaactaatattcaggaactaacaaaagcaataaaaaagattttgCTCCTAGAATTAATTGCTCTTGTACATTCAGAAAGCGGGCTTTTGTTGAACACCCTGTGCAAACTTCTGAAGGCATGATAAATTGAATCCTAATGTTCTAGAATATAGAACCCCTGATTTCCAGTTTCGTTGGAAACCTTCTCCCTGCTATAATAAAAGCTAATGAAAGAAAATTagttttgagacaggagggaagggggaaggacacAGCCACAGAAAGAATGACAGCGATTTAACAtgaaaatggtggaagattcacctcctagttggctttgaggattaagaggtttgacttttggtagatcttgagcttcattatatgctcattgtaacagcaatcaaataacatgcccgcaggcgccatgacagccccaaggctaactgcaaaaggccaaagaatgggcggtggccctctccctgggaaccccagccccttccccactgcaGTTGGAATGATCCCACCTGaaggcatgtgaagctactgagaccgtaaaaactggcaacaccacgcctagtggcccttttcgctccctcctctttggagacggcccgcactctgtctatggagtgtgtacctacttttactttaatctgagcacctaattcccacacctctttccttgcctttatcttgccttacactctatgcagtatgtatctctaaataaatctacctctactcaacggtggctcgcacttgaattctttcctgtgcgaagccaaggacccacacttggtggggcacatcccaggggctcagcagagacctgggacacggccctcctcacgttccacatctgttttcctgcatcagtttgGCAAATTAATCTTTAAATATCACTTGGTGACAGACCAGGATTTTTGGGAATTAAAAGCAACTGTCTttcactataaacctcctagaagaaaacataggtaaaacagtttctaacataaatcttagcaatgttctcatagggcagtctactcaggcaatagaaataaaagtaaaactaaacaaatgggacctaattaagcttataagctcttgcacagcaaaggaaaccataaacaaaacaaaaacacaatctacagaatgggagaaaatatttgcaaatgatgacactgacaagggcttaatttccagaatatataaacagttcatacaacttaataacaacaacaataaaaacaaacaaacaaaaaccaacctaATCCAAAAGTaagcaaaagacctaaataagcaattctctaatgaagacacaaatggcaaataggcacatgaaaaaaatgcttgatatcattaattgtcagagaaaaaagcaaatcaaactacaatgaggttcacctcacactagtcaaaatggccatcattaaaatgtccacaaatgataaatgctggagagggtgtagagaaaagagaaccctcctacactgctgctgggaatgcagtttggtgcagccactgtggaaaacagtatggagattcctcaaaagactgaaaatagacttaccatatgatccaacaatcccactcctaggcaaaataatctggagggaactctaattcaaaaagctcaatgttcatatcagcattatttacagtagccaagacatggaagtaacctaaatgtccatcgacagatgactggataaagaaggtgtggtatatttatacaatggaaccctactcagccataaaaaagaataagataatgacatttgcagcaacatggatggacgtagagattgtcattctaaatgaggtaagccagaaagagaaagaaaaataccatatgatatcactcatatgtggaatcttaaaaaaaaaaagacagaaagaaaagaaagaaagacacagatgagattacttacaaaacagaaacagactcacagacatagaaaacaaacttatggttaccaggggtagtgggggtgggggacgtggatgggaagggacatattgggagtttgagatttgcagatactaactactatatatgaaataaataaacaacaaatttctactgtatagcatagggaactatattcaatatcttatagtaatctataatgaaaaagagtatggaaatgaatatatgtagtgggggagggtatagctcagtggtagagcactgcttagcatgcacaaggtcctgggttcaatccccagtaactcctctaaaaataaataaataaataaataaataaataaataaataaataaataataagcaaacctaaaaaacaaaacaaaaaacaaaatatatgtacatatacatataactaaaacattatgctgtacagcagaaattaacacaactttaCCAgcaattgtaaactgactatacttcaactttttaaaatggggaaaaaaagcaaagggaGAATATTTTATCACTGAACAGAATGAAATACTGTTGCCATtttagtacattaaaaaaaaaaagcaactgtcTTTGTATCTTTGTGTTGCTTATCTCTacaaatcagaaatgtaaatacagctcACAGTGACCTGAGGTTGAGCCCAATTAACTCAATTGAGTTGAACCTgaaaccaaagaggaaaaaagggaaaaagaggccTTTTAAAACTACTCACAAGcgggaggtgccaagatggcaaagtagagagactcacagtgCACCCTCTTCCACAAAAACACCAAGAATTAcgtctacaaacccactgaattgcacagaacacctactgaactctgacaGAGTGTCTCTCGCTTcgaaatacaggaagattctcacaaaatccgataaacagcaagtttatactgtatagcacaggtaactatattcagtatcttgtagtaacttacggtgaaaaagaatatgaaaacaaatatatgtatgttccggtatggctgaagcattatgctgtacaccagaaattgacacacactgtagattgactatatttcaataaatatatatacacaaggaaaaaaaaattgttcaaaaaGCTCCCTCACCCAAAATCTAATTAACAGCTTCCTTAAGGATTTATCAAGGACAGATACCAATCTCAAGTTCTTTTCCACAAATAGTAAAAAGCTTTAGTTATCTgaacaaataaatttaacttagagcaactgttatttataaattAGTAAGTTTATAATACCTGATTCATgactaagttttaaaatgaagctaTGAGCTCTCTTGTTATGTCTGTTtatatgtctgtgtatatgtTATACACATGATATATCTTGACCTTTGGATAGTATTatcaaaatgaaatttacaaaaaaGCTCTATTTAATTGATATAAAAATAAGTACTTACAAATTAAACATATTGAAATGTAATAGAAACTAACCTAAATGAATTTCCAGTTTATGTAATCTGAGAAATAattcaatattaaattaatattcagtattttaagtttgttggtttaattaatatagacatcttgtTTTTATTACACCTAGGTTTActaaaagtcaaataagatcgTGTTATCTATTATAAAATTTATGAGCAAGAAAAATAGCTTGAGATGGTGGCTGACTTTGTCTCATGTCTCATAAAGTTTTCATGGGTAatctaaacataattgttgggaacaaatgaaTTAAACAGATATAAATGGGGTAAAAGCTTTTAGGTGAactctttaattatattttatggtatgtctacttaaaaattatttctccacattttcagtaaCTTGAAACTTCACAGTTTTgctaagttaaatgatggaaatttattaaatgtctaGATCATTTTCACATAAAATAGTATACTGAAATAATTACTAAACATAGGCTTCCTTATATACAGAAAATAGAGATATTTAGgactattaataaaaatatttggtgccacattaaaattttctataaaaatgtttctagaaatcataaataatatttataataacattgATAGTTTTGCCAATCTACAGAATACTAATGTAAAAGACAGTTCATAATTGCTTACTCTttagttttcactagaaattaagatttttaaaagttaagaattCTAATTAATATGTGTAATTAAAACTACTAAAATTAACAAGCAAAACATCTTTGTATGAAAGGGAAACAGTTTAAAGAATGGAAATGCATTCTGTTATGGGAAAACATAGTAATTTTGTcctagagagaaagaaagaaaaagcatggGATAAAAcctaaaagtaaaaaagaaagttatagaAGGTTTGTGGGAAAGAAACCACGAGAAAATTTTGTGCATGTTCAAGACTGGCTAAGggtaaaataaaacttaattgagtgaacacatttaaatattaaaagtatgCTGATGCAAA
This genomic interval carries:
- the FCRL3 gene encoding Fc receptor-like protein 3 isoform X1 — its product is MLLWLLLLILAPGGGQSGVSPKAFLLLKPPWSTHFQKDRVTLTCRDFHFPAQGDISWYYNGMSLNKESEEIRIEKTGYYKCKTRRSSLSEPVYVEFSTDWLILQAPYPVFEGDKEVALRCRGREEASITEKTFYKDELKISSTSPFILNLVPRDNGKYHCTAKKRNWIISSKETSKPLTIQLQELFSPPVLTVSPSQPTEGSAVTLKCETWLSPQRSDIQLQFCFFREDKAVGSGWSSDPELKFPIMWSENSGSYWCQAETATHSVRKRSLRSQIRVQRVPVSDVNLEIYPPEGQLIEGQSLLLICSVAKGTGTVTFSWHKEGTVRSLGTKIQRSLSAELWIHTVKEHDAGRYYCAADNIHGPILSKLITVKLRIPVSHPVFTFSLAGAQAVMGDVVELHCEAQRGSPPILYWFYHKNVTLGNSSAPFGGGMSFNLTLTAEHSGNYSCGADNGLGVQRSEVVTLNITGPSSNKYKASLITVGVPTGLLSILGLAAATAVLVGYFRTQRSSGGHFATGTPSYSPSEFQEPSWSRTSNADPQNPKHSEPPALQEPQPVYSNVNLGDSNLVYCQIWNTPHAKENSANSPRRHWEDKEPTIIYSELKKAYPDDSTGQDSNRNIDEDATENYENVPCTSSAVDH
- the FCRL3 gene encoding Fc receptor-like protein 3 isoform X2 yields the protein MLLWLLLLILGVSPKAFLLLKPPWSTHFQKDRVTLTCRDFHFPAQGDISWYYNGMSLNKESEEIRIEKTGYYKCKTRRSSLSEPVYVEFSTDWLILQAPYPVFEGDKEVALRCRGREEASITEKTFYKDELKISSTSPFILNLVPRDNGKYHCTAKKRNWIISSKETSKPLTIQLQELFSPPVLTVSPSQPTEGSAVTLKCETWLSPQRSDIQLQFCFFREDKAVGSGWSSDPELKFPIMWSENSGSYWCQAETATHSVRKRSLRSQIRVQRVPVSDVNLEIYPPEGQLIEGQSLLLICSVAKGTGTVTFSWHKEGTVRSLGTKIQRSLSAELWIHTVKEHDAGRYYCAADNIHGPILSKLITVKLRIPVSHPVFTFSLAGAQAVMGDVVELHCEAQRGSPPILYWFYHKNVTLGNSSAPFGGGMSFNLTLTAEHSGNYSCGADNGLGVQRSEVVTLNITGPSSNKYKASLITVGVPTGLLSILGLAAATAVLVGYFRTQRSSGGHFATGTPSYSPSEFQEPSWSRTSNADPQNPKHSEPPALQEPQPVYSNVNLGDSNLVYCQIWNTPHAKENSANSPRRHWEDKEPTIIYSELKKAYPDDSTGQDSNRNIDEDATENYENVPCTSSAVDH